Below is a window of Halolamina sp. CBA1230 DNA.
GGCGCGACTTCTCGGCCGCAGTCCGATCGTCTCGGCCGCCAAACGCGGTATCGACGAGGCGGTCGGCGCCGACGGCGTGTTCCATCTCTGGTTCCACCCGCACAACCTCCTCCAGCCCGACGGCGTGGAGCGACTCGACGCCGTGCTCGAACACGTGGCCCGGCGACGAGAGGAGACCGACCTCACGGTGCGGACGATGGGCGAGGTCGCCGCCGGCGTGCTGGGCGAACGTGGGGCTGAGCGGTCCGCTCACCCACCGACGGATTAGCCGTCGTCGTTGCCGAGCGACCGCGAGTTCGAGCCCGTCGACGGCGACGCCGTCCGACGGATTAGCCGTCGCCGTTGCCGAGCCCTGCGAGGTCGGGGTGGCCGCGATGGGCTGCCGGGATCTGTTCACCACGGACGACGGCGTCCCGGACGGCCTGCCAGCGTCGGTGGCGGTGCAACACGCGCACTGGAACGCTGTCGAGGCCGAGCAGCTTCACGATCGACAGGCGGTTGCGGCCGTCGGCGAACAGCAGCTCGCCGTCCCGGCCGACGTTCACCGCGATCTCGTTTTTGAACCGCTCGGTTTTCAGATCCCGTCGCCCCTCGCCGCCGCGCTCGCCCCTGATGGGGTCGTCGCCCCCGGAACCGCGGAGCTCCGCCTGCGTCCGGTAGCCCCCCTCGACGATCCGCTCGTACAGGCGGTCGAGCCGCGCACAGCGCTCGTCGAACTCCTCCCTCGTTCGGCAGCCCCAACGCGGTTGGCCGGATTCGATCTCGTCGACGACGCGGTCGTAGAACGCGGTCTCCCGCCACGGAACCCCCTGCTCGAAGTGGCGTTCGTACGCCCGGAACACGTCCATCGCCGCGAAGCGGTCGTCGGTTCGATCCCAGTCGCCGCCGCGGACGACGCCGGCGTCCTTGAACTTCGGTCCCGGAAGCGGGACGACGCGCTCGATCCTCGCGGGGTCGACCTCGATCAGCCGGTAGGGGTCCGGCGGCGCCGCGTACCGGAGCCGGTTCCGGATCCATCTGGCCCGGACGTACGCCCGTGCGTAGCCGTCACGGGCCCGCAGGAGTGCGGACTCCCAGTAGGGGTGGCGGTCGACGAGCCGCTGCCCGACGCGCCTGAGCGTGGCGTCGAGCGAGTGGAACGAGGTGCTCATTCCCGCCCTCCCCCGCCACGACTGACCGCGGCCTCGTTTCGCCCGGTGGCTGTTCCCCCGATCCTGCCGACGGCGCTGGAACGCATCGGCGCGATATCCGGCCGTCCGGGGGTTAGTTATGGAGCGGTTACGCCGGACCCGGGGTCGGTCGATCGGAGGGAACCGCTGTACACTGCGGTTGTGGCATGGGGAGGCACGACACGAAAAGGCATATATCGCCCGCGGCGCCTACCCCGCTCTATGAGCGCAGACCGGGCCCCGCTCCGGCGGGCCCTGGAGCGCGGCGAGGAGGAGGGTGGCCCGATCGAGTTCAAGACGCGGCTCACCCGCGACACGCATCTCGCGGACGGTCGGATGGAGTCGCTGGCTGCCCAGCTCCGCCACCGCGTGCTCTCCGGTGACGGTGAGGCGACGTACGTCGTCGGCGTCGACGACGACGGCGCGATAGCGGGGATCTCCCCCGACGCCTTCTCGGAGTCGATGGACGTCCTCTCGCTGCTGGCCGACGAGGCCGACGCCCACATCGAGGACGTGGAGACGTGGGGGATCGACGGCGGCGACGGCGAGGGGCTCGTCGGCGTCGCGACGCTCCGCGAGGGCGCGATGCTCGACCGCGAGGACGACGAACACGTCGTCGTCGGCACGGCGGGCCACGTCGATCACGGGAAGTCGACGCTCGTCGGCACGCTCGTCACCGGCGAGCGCGACGACGGGGAGGGCGGTACCCGCTCGTTCCTCGACGTCCAGCCCCACGAGGTCGAACGCGGGCTCTCGGCGGACCTCTCCTACGCGGTGTACGGGTTCGACGACGACGGGCCGGTTCGGATGGACAACCCCCACCGCAAGAGCGACCGCGCCCGGGTGGTCCAGGAGGCCGAGCGCCTCGTCAGCTTCGTCGACACCGTCGGTCACGAGCCCTGGCTCCGCACCACGATCCGCGGGCTGGTGGGCCAGAAGCTCGACTACGGGCTGCTCGCGGTCGCGGCCGACGACGGGCCGACCAAGACCACCCGCGAACACCTCGGCATCCTGCTCGCGACCGAACTCCCGACGATGGTCGCGATCACCAAGACTGACGCCGTGAGCGACGAGCGCGTCGAGGACGTCGAGGACGAGGTGGAGGCGATGCTCCGGGAGGTCGGCGAGACCCCCCTGCCCGTCGAACGTCACGGGATCGACGCCGCGATCGAGGAGATCGGGACGGTCGTGCCGATCCTCCGGACGAGCGCGGTCGCTGGCGACGGGCTCGACGATCTGGACACGCTGTTCGAGGCGCTGCCCAAGCGGGAGTCCGACGCCGACGCGCCGTTCCGGATGTACGTCGACCGCTCCTACAACGTCACCGGCGTCGGTGCCGTCGCCTCGGGGACGATCAACGCCGGCAGCGTCGAGGCGGGCGACGAACTCCTGCTCGGGCCGATGGCCGACGGGAGCTTCCGGGACGTGGAAGTCAGGTCGATCGAGATGCACTACCACCGCGTGGATCAGGCCAGCGCGGGCCGGATCGTCGGCATCGCGCTCAAAGGCGTCGAGGAGAGCGAGATCGAACGCGGGATGGCACTCCTCCCCCGCGACGCCGACCCCGAGCCGGTCCGGGAGTTCGAGGCCGAGGTGGTCGTGCTGAACCATCCGACCAAGATCGGCGACGGGTACGAGCCGGTCGTCCACCTCGAAACCGTGAGCGAGGCCGCGATCTTCAGCCCCGAGGGCGGTCGGCTGCTCCCCGGCGACAACGGGAACACGACGGTCCGGTTCAAGTTCCGCCCCTACCTCGTCGAGGAGGGGCAGCGCTTCGTGTTCCGCGAGGGGCGGAGCAAGGGCGTGGGGACGGTCAGATCGATAGATACGTAGCCCGAACCCTTTTCGCGCCGGCAGTCGACGGCCGAAGGGATATGGAGTCGACCGCGAGGCGCCGGCTGGCGCTGTTCGTGACCGGCGTGTTGCTCGCCGTGACCGTCACGACGCTCGTCCAGTTCCTGCTGGTGGGCGAGGCGGTCGTCGGTGCTGGGCCGTACGCCGTCGCGGTCGGGGTCGGAGTCGCGATGCCGCTGCTGCTCGCCGGCGCCTACCCGCTGACGAGCGTCGACGACCGACGGACGCGGGCGGTGCTGGCGGTCGCCGAGAGCGCGCTGGGGATCGGGGTCGGTGTCGGCGCGGTCGCCGTGGTGCTCACGGTCGACGCCGGCGAGATGCTCGCGGTCGGCGTCGGCGCGGCCGCGGCGTATCTGGGCGGCGTCGCGGCGCGCGCGCTCGTGCTCGGCCGGGAGGCGGCCGACGAGTCGACCGTTAGGTGATCGTTTCGCCCGCCACGTAGCCGCTGTTCCGCCGCTCGGCCAGATCCAGCAGCACCAGCCAGTCGAGCAGTCGCTCGGTCCGATCGGTCCAGTGGTCGACCCACTGCCGGCGGCGCTCGCGCTCCCAGCCCGGCACCGTCTCGCGGAGGCGGTCGAACACGTCCTCGGCGCCGAGTGGGTCGTCAGCTGCTCGGAGCACCTCGAGCGTCTCGCTCGCGCCGAACACCCGATCGCGGAACGACTCCCGGACGTTCTCGGGCGTGGGATCGCGATCAGTGCGCTTGAACCCCGAGTCGGTTTCCACGGCCAGCTCCAGCGCGCGGAGGAACGTGAGCCACGTCCGCGCGACGTCGCGGCTCTCGTACCCCTCGCGGCGCATCAGGCGGGCACAGCAGTCGTTCTCCGAGCCCGGAACGAGCGGCACCGCCGACTGCGCCGCCGCCACGGCGTCAAGGTCGGCGGGCGGCTCGGGCAGCGGTTTGAGTCGCACGGCCTAGAAGCCGAAGCTCTCGGCCAGCAGCGCCTCGTTCCGCTCGCCGAAGCGGTACGTCGGGCCGTCGGCCACGTCGACGGTGACCGCCGCGGGACCGAACACCGACGCCGGCAGCGCCTCGAAGTCCCAGTCGTGGGCTTCGAAGATGTCGGCGAACGGCTCGTCGAACTCCGCGCCGGCGTCGGAGCTGATCGACGCGAACGCGTCCTCGTCGTCGCGGGCGACGGTGAGGTGGACCTCGCCGCCGTAGGCGAGCGCGTCGTTCGTGCGGGCCATCGCCTCGCTCTCGTCGTACCCCACCGGCGCGACGGGCGCCGTGCCGGAGACCGAGAGCACGTCGTCCGGGTCGTAGCCCGCCTCGAACAGCTGCCAGACGGCCGTCTCCGGCGCGCGCGCCCCGGCGGCGACGCTGCCCGCGATGGAGCCGAGCGCGAACGTCGGCAGGAACACGCCGCTCTCCTCGACGCCCGCGAGATCGGCGACGTGGGCGGCGATCTGCTCGTCCGGGAGTTCGATGCTCTCGACGGCGAGCACGGTCAGATCGAACTCGTCGTAGTAGCCCACGGCCTCGAACTCCGACTCCTCGCCCACCAGCGCGCGGGCCGGGCCGGAACCCAGTCCGTCGAACACGTCGAAATCCAGCTCCCAGCCCGCCTTCTGCGAGCACAGCAGCGCGACGCCGGGGTGGTCGGTCGACAGTTCGACGTGGGGGACGGGCGCGCCGTCGACGCGGCCCATCCGGGTCGTGACCGTCGACAGCCCCGCCGTCTGGATCTCCGCGAGCAGCACGCCCGCCTCGACCCCGCCGTCGGCCTCGACGCCGAAGTCCAGCACGGTCGCGCCCGAGTCGAGTTCGTAGGGCGCGACGTTGAGCTCGTCGGCGAAATCGAGCGCCTCGTCGACCAGCTCGACCGCCATCCGGTTGATACTCTCCATACGCCTTACTCCCGCGTCACCGCGTAAAGGGGTTTTCAGTCGACGGCCGGCGCGGCCGGGTCAGCGCTCCCGTTTAGCCTCCCTCCCCAACGCCTCCTCAACCGACTCCACTTTCGACGCCGCGTCGGCGTCGCTCGTCCGTTTGTCGTCGATCTTCAGGAACGTGCTCACGCGGTCGCCGTCGACGGCCTCGTGGGCGGCCTGTGCGGCCGCGAACAGCTCGTCGATCGTCTCGGCCTCGATGGTGGTCCCCATCGGGGTGGTCTCGTAGCTGACGTCGAACTCGTCGAGCGCGGCGACGGCCTTCGCCACTTCGGGACCCATCGACTCGTCGGTCGCCGGTGCGACGGAGAGGAACGCGACGACAGTCATGGGTGCCCCTTGGGTCCGGCGACCCTTCGCTCTACCGGCGACCGGAACGCTGACGGCGGCGGCCGCCGACGCGCCAGCCATGAGCGACAGTGTCGACGTTCCCGCCGACGCCGCGGCGGTCGCGGGACGCTATCACCGTCTCGAGCGGCTGGTCAGCGGCGGCGTCGCCGTCGGAATCGCGCTCGCCGGTGCGGCGGCGTTCCTGCTCCTCCCGCCGCTGTGGGCGCTGGTGCCGATCGTCGCGCTGGTCGTGCTGGCTCGCGCGCCCGTGTTCCGCTCCGGCGGGCGTGCACGCCTGCGAACCGACGCCGATCCCGCGTCGGTCCGGGAGGCGTTCGCGGGGGCGACGCCGCCGCCGCTGGCGCTCCAGTGGGGGATCGCCGACGACGTACGGACGGTCGAGGGCGGCGTCGTGTACGATCTCTCCTACCTGTTCGGCCTCCGGACCGTCGAGCTACGCGTCGAGGCCGAGGTGGTCGAGAACGTCACGGAGCCGGACCGCGTGGAACTGACGGCGACGGTCGACGGCCAGCCGTGGGGCACGTACACCGCCTGGGTCGAACCCGTCGAGGGCGGAACGGGCATCACGGTCGAGGTGCAGTCGGACCGGAAGTTCGGCCTCCGGCGGATCCCGCAGTACCTGATCGTCCGGCGCTACCGCGACGCCGCGATCGAGGCGCAGGGGTACGAGGTGGTCGAGCGGTCGTTCTCGCTGTCGACGTAGCTACTCCAGCACGCCGCACCGAGAGCGACTGCCGAGTCGAAGGGAGCGGTATATAGCGGCCTGTTCGTGAACGCTTCTCAATCCCGCCGAACGGGGTGCTGTAGAGTTATTATTTCGCTAGATACTCCTATTATAAACTGCTTTACTCGTTCACTCCCCCGAAACAGTTGATGGCACCCGACCCCGAGGCAGGGCGAGTATCGCGACGGAAGTTCATCGTGACCACCGGCGCCGCGGGCGCGGCGGCGGTCGCTGGCTGTTCCGGCGGCGGCGGCACGGAGACCGAAGCGAACGAGTCGGGCGGCGGAAGTGGCGGCGGCGGTGGCGGCAGCAACGAGGACAACGGCAGTTCGAACGATTCCGGCGGGCTGGATACCTCGGTGCTGACGGGCGACGGCTCCTCGACGGTGTTCCCGATCACGAACACCGCAGCGAGCTACTGGAACTCCAACCCCGAGG
It encodes the following:
- the mch gene encoding methenyltetrahydromethanopterin cyclohydrolase, giving the protein MESINRMAVELVDEALDFADELNVAPYELDSGATVLDFGVEADGGVEAGVLLAEIQTAGLSTVTTRMGRVDGAPVPHVELSTDHPGVALLCSQKAGWELDFDVFDGLGSGPARALVGEESEFEAVGYYDEFDLTVLAVESIELPDEQIAAHVADLAGVEESGVFLPTFALGSIAGSVAAGARAPETAVWQLFEAGYDPDDVLSVSGTAPVAPVGYDESEAMARTNDALAYGGEVHLTVARDDEDAFASISSDAGAEFDEPFADIFEAHDWDFEALPASVFGPAAVTVDVADGPTYRFGERNEALLAESFGF
- a CDS encoding MTH1187 family thiamine-binding protein, which produces MTVVAFLSVAPATDESMGPEVAKAVAALDEFDVSYETTPMGTTIEAETIDELFAAAQAAHEAVDGDRVSTFLKIDDKRTSDADAASKVESVEEALGREAKRER
- a CDS encoding GTPBP1 family GTP-binding protein — its product is MSADRAPLRRALERGEEEGGPIEFKTRLTRDTHLADGRMESLAAQLRHRVLSGDGEATYVVGVDDDGAIAGISPDAFSESMDVLSLLADEADAHIEDVETWGIDGGDGEGLVGVATLREGAMLDREDDEHVVVGTAGHVDHGKSTLVGTLVTGERDDGEGGTRSFLDVQPHEVERGLSADLSYAVYGFDDDGPVRMDNPHRKSDRARVVQEAERLVSFVDTVGHEPWLRTTIRGLVGQKLDYGLLAVAADDGPTKTTREHLGILLATELPTMVAITKTDAVSDERVEDVEDEVEAMLREVGETPLPVERHGIDAAIEEIGTVVPILRTSAVAGDGLDDLDTLFEALPKRESDADAPFRMYVDRSYNVTGVGAVASGTINAGSVEAGDELLLGPMADGSFRDVEVRSIEMHYHRVDQASAGRIVGIALKGVEESEIERGMALLPRDADPEPVREFEAEVVVLNHPTKIGDGYEPVVHLETVSEAAIFSPEGGRLLPGDNGNTTVRFKFRPYLVEEGQRFVFREGRSKGVGTVRSIDT